One segment of Nitrospirota bacterium DNA contains the following:
- a CDS encoding helix-turn-helix transcriptional regulator, translating to MNESTSRIELLKVVSHPARIAILDELSKGVKCVSDFQEFLEISQPNISQHLSALRLAGIIDFFIDGRLRCYFLKNPFILDLLKILNKEYAGELPGPECCPVTKKGTYPGERRR from the coding sequence ATGAATGAATCGACATCACGTATAGAGCTTCTAAAGGTTGTTTCCCATCCCGCCAGAATAGCAATATTGGATGAATTGTCGAAGGGCGTAAAGTGTGTGAGTGATTTCCAGGAATTCCTTGAGATAAGCCAGCCAAATATATCACAACATCTTTCTGCCCTCAGGCTTGCCGGGATAATTGATTTTTTTATTGACGGCAGACTCAGGTGCTATTTTTTGAAAAATCCTTTCATCCTCGATTTGCTAAAAATTCTTAATAAAGAATACGCCGGAGAATTGCCGGGTCCCGAATGCTGCCCTGTTACCAAGAAAGGCACATACCCCGGTGAAAGGAGAAGATAG
- a CDS encoding DsrE family protein — protein MAKKLTLFLNTSPYSFENTYTAMKLAEAALAKGLETHVVASADGVYNFLKGQKGRGLPHAADGFKSLIDKGLKVDL, from the coding sequence GTGGCAAAGAAACTAACCCTGTTTTTAAATACCTCGCCATACTCTTTCGAAAATACTTACACGGCCATGAAGCTTGCTGAAGCTGCCCTTGCCAAAGGGTTGGAAACGCATGTGGTTGCATCAGCAGACGGCGTGTACAATTTCCTCAAAGGACAAAAAGGCAGGGGACTCCCTCACGCTGCAGACGGATTCAAATCATTGATCGACAAAGGGCTGAAGGTTGACCTCTGA
- a CDS encoding DsrE family protein → MDNLLVILRKPPYGVINAAEAVRHAGGASGFDYKATLYLIDSGVYTARKNQDTGSTGFTGLGESLELLSGEMEIYADRNSLKEYNLNEDDLVDGVKIDDGEILKQAIKDAQSVMIF, encoded by the coding sequence ATGGATAATCTTTTGGTAATTTTACGCAAACCGCCCTATGGTGTCATCAATGCCGCGGAGGCAGTAAGACATGCGGGAGGCGCTTCGGGTTTTGATTATAAGGCGACTCTCTACTTGATAGACAGCGGGGTTTATACTGCGAGGAAAAACCAGGACACCGGCAGCACCGGCTTTACAGGGCTTGGCGAAAGCCTTGAACTGCTTTCAGGCGAAATGGAAATTTATGCGGATAGGAATTCACTGAAAGAATACAACCTAAACGAAGACGACCTCGTTGATGGCGTGAAGATCGACGACGGAGAAATTTTAAAGCAGGCTATAAAAGACGCACAATCAGTGATGATATTTTAG
- a CDS encoding NAD(P)/FAD-dependent oxidoreductase translates to MKAHHQILIVGGGNAGISVAAQLLRQDSKLDIAIVEPSEKHYYQPGWTLVGGGVFDINSTVRNEADYIPANVTWIKDNADKFEPESNTLITGSGGRITYDYMVVCCGAQLKWDAVKGLRESLGKNGVCSIYSFNTAPYTYECIKNFKGGKVVFTQPGGFNKCGGAPQKIMYLAADNFRKRGILDKADISFFTGKPGLLRVKAINELLLKVVERYGIKVTYQATLKEVRGEAKEAVFEVVKGDSKEQVTAQYDMLHVSPLAAAPDFIKNSPLAVKDDPFGWIDIDKVTMQHNRHKNIFSLGDVSNAGDTKTGAAVHKQAPVVVKNLLSAIERTSLTDLPAKYNGYTSCPLITGYGKLVLAEFDHDNKFLPTFPLEPAKERYSMWLLIKYLMPWFYWNRILKGKS, encoded by the coding sequence ATGAAGGCACATCATCAAATCTTAATTGTTGGAGGCGGCAACGCAGGCATTTCTGTGGCCGCGCAGCTTCTGCGTCAAGATTCAAAACTTGATATAGCCATCGTAGAACCATCCGAAAAACATTATTATCAACCGGGATGGACTCTTGTGGGCGGAGGTGTTTTTGACATTAACAGCACAGTGCGGAATGAAGCCGATTATATCCCTGCAAATGTAACGTGGATCAAAGACAACGCGGACAAGTTTGAGCCGGAAAGCAACACGCTGATAACCGGGTCAGGCGGACGGATAACTTATGATTACATGGTCGTCTGCTGCGGCGCCCAGCTTAAGTGGGACGCGGTAAAAGGCTTGCGCGAGTCTTTAGGCAAAAACGGCGTCTGCTCGATTTACAGCTTTAATACCGCCCCTTATACTTACGAGTGCATCAAGAATTTCAAAGGCGGCAAGGTGGTATTTACACAGCCCGGCGGATTCAACAAATGCGGCGGCGCGCCGCAGAAAATAATGTATCTCGCTGCGGACAATTTCAGAAAAAGAGGCATATTGGATAAAGCCGATATATCTTTTTTCACAGGGAAACCAGGGCTTCTGCGGGTCAAGGCAATTAACGAACTCCTTCTAAAAGTAGTCGAGCGGTACGGCATCAAAGTTACCTATCAGGCAACGTTGAAAGAAGTCAGAGGTGAGGCAAAAGAAGCTGTCTTTGAGGTCGTTAAGGGTGACAGTAAAGAGCAGGTGACCGCGCAGTACGATATGCTCCATGTATCTCCTCTGGCTGCAGCCCCTGACTTTATCAAAAACAGCCCCCTCGCAGTCAAAGATGATCCGTTCGGCTGGATTGATATTGACAAAGTCACCATGCAGCACAACAGGCATAAAAACATTTTCAGTCTGGGTGATGTTTCAAACGCAGGCGACACAAAGACAGGAGCGGCAGTGCACAAGCAGGCCCCTGTTGTGGTGAAAAATCTGCTCTCTGCCATTGAGCGAACGTCCCTTACCGATCTACCGGCCAAATATAACGGCTATACATCCTGCCCGCTTATCACGGGATACGGCAAACTGGTGCTGGCGGAATTTGACCATGACAACAAATTTCTGCCAACTTTCCCTTTGGAGCCGGCCAAAGAACGATACAGCATGTGGTTGTTGATCAAATACTTAATGCCGTGGTTCTACTGGAACAGAATTCTGAAGGGGAAATCGTAA
- a CDS encoding sulfite exporter TauE/SafE family protein: MTTLIFLGLGGGFLSGLLGLGGAIFMIPLLLYVPPLLGVGQLDMKQVAAISMVQVLFASLTGLIVHNKNRFVSKSLLLYMGICNAIGNLAGSLFSKYTKSAFLLAIFATMAVIASIVMFIPKREQGENISPDEVRYNKPLAMLVSLLIGTFGGMVGAPGAFIYIPGMIYLLNIPTRIVIGSTLGIVFMGAIMGTIGKMVTGQIIWPYAFALVIGTIPGAKVGGNVSKKVSTKYLRLAIAVIIAITGIRMWYQVVTGN, translated from the coding sequence CTGACGACTCTCATCTTTCTCGGTCTCGGTGGAGGTTTTCTCTCCGGCCTCCTCGGTCTCGGGGGAGCAATATTCATGATACCGTTACTTCTCTACGTCCCTCCGCTTTTGGGAGTCGGGCAGCTCGATATGAAGCAGGTGGCGGCAATAAGCATGGTGCAGGTCCTCTTCGCATCTCTGACGGGACTTATTGTCCATAATAAAAACCGTTTTGTCAGCAAGTCGCTTCTTTTGTACATGGGAATATGTAATGCCATCGGCAACCTCGCAGGGTCCCTGTTCTCCAAGTACACAAAGAGCGCATTCCTGCTGGCGATATTTGCTACGATGGCTGTAATCGCATCAATAGTCATGTTCATCCCGAAACGCGAACAGGGTGAAAACATCTCTCCCGATGAGGTCCGATATAACAAACCGCTGGCGATGCTCGTGAGCCTTTTGATAGGCACTTTCGGAGGAATGGTCGGCGCTCCCGGCGCATTCATTTATATCCCGGGGATGATCTACCTGCTGAATATTCCTACACGCATCGTTATCGGCAGCACACTGGGCATTGTTTTCATGGGCGCGATCATGGGCACCATCGGCAAGATGGTAACTGGACAAATCATTTGGCCGTATGCATTTGCCCTTGTTATCGGCACAATACCCGGGGCAAAGGTTGGCGGAAACGTCAGCAAGAAAGTCAGTACAAAATATCTGCGCCTTGCCATCGCAGTAATAATTGCAATCACAGGGATCAGGATGTGGTACCAGGTAGTGACGGGAAATTAA
- a CDS encoding DsrE/DsrF/DrsH-like family protein: MEKITKNVSVMCFHDELCQVYNALMTAYSLLKEGAKVTIFFGSRGVNALHKDKVTKLVCLPDQPKEESDAVMKKMEDMNLPTAEDLLFMLYKEGARLLACPLNVPLFGMTKKDFVDGVEVADPATYYKEVVIKADMNLTF; encoded by the coding sequence ATGGAAAAGATTACTAAAAATGTTTCTGTAATGTGTTTCCATGATGAACTGTGTCAGGTCTACAATGCGCTCATGACAGCATACAGTCTCTTGAAAGAGGGGGCCAAGGTCACAATCTTTTTTGGGTCGCGCGGTGTCAACGCCCTTCATAAGGACAAGGTGACCAAGCTTGTTTGTTTGCCGGACCAGCCAAAAGAGGAGAGCGATGCCGTTATGAAGAAGATGGAGGATATGAACCTTCCTACGGCTGAGGATCTGCTTTTCATGCTCTACAAGGAAGGAGCGAGGTTGCTGGCCTGTCCCTTGAACGTCCCTCTTTTTGGCATGACTAAAAAGGACTTTGTTGATGGCGTAGAGGTAGCTGACCCTGCAACTTATTATAAAGAAGTAGTTATAAAGGCAGATATGAATTTGACGTTCTGA
- a CDS encoding winged helix-turn-helix transcriptional regulator: protein MSKKLFEIHADICKTLGNAKRIEILSVLENKELSVGEIADRLGISTSNVSQHLAVMKQKGILTSRRDKNNIFYRVSNEKVITACGLMREVLLDKFQEGHKMVRRLAKK from the coding sequence ATGAGCAAGAAACTTTTTGAGATACATGCCGATATATGCAAGACTCTGGGAAACGCCAAGAGGATAGAGATCCTTAGCGTCCTTGAGAACAAGGAGCTGAGTGTCGGTGAGATTGCCGACAGGCTCGGCATATCAACTTCAAATGTCTCACAACATCTTGCGGTCATGAAACAAAAAGGCATCCTTACATCAAGGAGAGACAAAAACAATATCTTCTATAGGGTCTCAAATGAAAAAGTAATCACCGCGTGCGGTCTGATGAGGGAAGTGCTGCTCGATAAATTTCAGGAAGGACATAAGATGGTCAGGAGGCTTGCGAAAAAGTAA
- a CDS encoding MMPL family transporter, whose amino-acid sequence MRKFSLVEFSVNHPKLVVLLTILVTLISMTQFTKIRTDTNPKHMLPETSEVRIWNDEVDKTFSLYEDMIVVGIVNDKGILNQGTLSKIIRITDEILTIKGVAARDVNSFPTITNVSAEESALKVAPLMTEVPKDDTEMQSLRKMLFENPLFINRIISKDGKTTAIYIPLEKGANGKEIADKIREIVSKEKADEKYYIAGDPVARDTFGVEMFKLMAVFAPIAGMIMLIVRYLMFRDIFLSITLMMDAMVSIVWSMGLLLAFGFPVHIMTSMAPVFLMAIATDSIHIFNEFYFRCKEKTDKKTAIIETMHAVSRPVRYTALATAVGFGVLLFMHIIPVKVFGGMVAFGTVALRILSFSFIPAMFTFVKEEHIEKASRSEDAESGRTSQFLKKLAGFGAHKPKTTVFVGLIFFVLAIIGLTKTVVNNNMVEWFKKDSEVRVADTVMNQALGGTSLGYVVAISEKEDFIKTPEAMRYIEGLQRHLEKLPVVGKTSSVVDYVKRINRVLHNDDPKYDVVPETKDTIGQYLFLFSMSAKPTDLDNVVDYPFQKANIWVQLKTWDAQAMRDVIKAVDEYKISKPVQMELKPAGIAWFNLIWNDEVLSDMIKGFIIALIAVFVILVFNFHSVKWAIVGYTPLLFTILLIYGVVGFIGKDFDMPIAVLSCLSLGMAVDFAIHFISRFKQRMAETTEVKKIGSLGSSSQPLNSSLVTDALLWTAARPGKGIMRNAVLFASAFSVMLFAPLTPYITVGAFIVSMMLLSAVMTIIFLPALITLLQGWLFKGGTK is encoded by the coding sequence ATGCGTAAGTTTTCACTTGTTGAATTCTCGGTAAATCACCCAAAACTGGTGGTGCTGCTGACAATACTCGTTACCCTCATCTCTATGACCCAGTTCACGAAGATCAGGACCGATACCAACCCCAAGCACATGCTGCCCGAGACCTCCGAAGTCAGGATATGGAATGACGAAGTGGATAAAACCTTCAGTCTCTATGAGGACATGATAGTTGTCGGGATAGTGAATGACAAGGGCATTCTCAACCAGGGAACGCTTTCAAAGATAATCCGTATTACAGATGAAATCCTGACTATTAAAGGCGTGGCGGCGAGAGACGTAAACAGCTTCCCCACCATTACTAATGTATCGGCGGAGGAAAGCGCCTTGAAGGTGGCGCCGCTTATGACCGAAGTTCCGAAAGATGACACAGAGATGCAGAGTCTCCGGAAAATGCTCTTTGAAAATCCGCTTTTTATAAACCGCATTATCTCAAAAGACGGGAAGACCACGGCAATCTACATTCCTCTCGAAAAAGGAGCAAACGGCAAAGAGATAGCGGACAAGATAAGAGAGATAGTGAGTAAAGAAAAGGCCGATGAGAAATATTATATTGCAGGCGACCCTGTAGCAAGGGACACCTTCGGAGTGGAGATGTTCAAGCTCATGGCAGTCTTCGCGCCTATAGCAGGGATGATCATGCTTATTGTCCGGTATCTTATGTTCAGGGACATTTTCCTGTCTATCACCCTGATGATGGACGCTATGGTGAGCATTGTCTGGAGTATGGGTCTTTTATTGGCTTTTGGATTTCCTGTTCATATCATGACCTCGATGGCCCCCGTATTTTTGATGGCGATTGCTACGGACAGCATACATATCTTCAACGAATTTTACTTCCGCTGCAAAGAGAAAACAGACAAGAAGACTGCGATAATCGAGACGATGCATGCAGTGAGCCGTCCCGTGCGTTATACCGCGCTTGCGACTGCGGTGGGATTCGGTGTGCTTTTATTCATGCACATAATCCCGGTCAAGGTTTTTGGAGGAATGGTCGCATTCGGCACGGTTGCCCTGAGAATTCTAAGCTTCAGCTTCATACCCGCGATGTTTACCTTTGTGAAAGAGGAACATATAGAGAAGGCGTCCAGGTCTGAAGATGCTGAATCGGGCAGGACGTCACAGTTCCTGAAGAAGCTTGCCGGCTTCGGAGCGCACAAGCCAAAAACTACCGTCTTTGTCGGCCTGATATTTTTTGTGCTGGCAATCATAGGTTTAACAAAAACAGTTGTTAACAATAATATGGTCGAGTGGTTCAAGAAAGACAGCGAAGTACGTGTTGCCGATACGGTCATGAATCAGGCACTCGGCGGCACATCCCTTGGTTATGTTGTGGCTATTTCAGAAAAAGAAGATTTCATAAAGACACCTGAGGCCATGCGGTATATAGAGGGACTTCAGAGGCACCTTGAGAAACTTCCCGTAGTCGGGAAGACGTCTTCGGTTGTTGATTACGTGAAAAGGATAAACCGCGTACTCCATAACGATGATCCCAAATATGATGTTGTGCCTGAAACAAAAGACACGATAGGTCAATATTTATTTTTGTTCTCAATGTCGGCAAAACCCACTGATCTGGACAATGTCGTTGACTATCCTTTTCAAAAGGCGAATATATGGGTGCAGCTTAAGACTTGGGATGCGCAGGCAATGAGGGATGTGATAAAGGCGGTGGATGAATACAAGATATCCAAACCGGTACAGATGGAACTCAAACCCGCAGGCATTGCCTGGTTCAATCTTATCTGGAACGATGAAGTGCTTTCGGACATGATAAAGGGTTTTATAATTGCGCTGATAGCGGTCTTTGTCATCCTCGTCTTTAACTTCCACTCCGTGAAATGGGCGATAGTGGGCTACACGCCGCTGCTTTTTACAATCCTGCTCATCTATGGGGTAGTGGGATTTATCGGCAAAGACTTTGATATGCCAATAGCCGTGCTTTCGTGCCTGTCGCTCGGCATGGCAGTGGACTTTGCGATCCATTTCATCAGCAGGTTTAAGCAGAGGATGGCAGAAACTACAGAAGTTAAGAAGATAGGAAGTTTAGGCTCATCTTCTCAGCCGTTGAACTCGTCACTTGTCACTGACGCTTTATTATGGACTGCCGCACGCCCCGGCAAAGGAATAATGCGCAATGCGGTGCTTTTTGCATCGGCGTTTTCAGTGATGCTCTTTGCGCCGTTAACACCGTACATCACTGTGGGCGCGTTCATTGTCAGCATGATGCTTCTCAGCGCAGTAATGACAATAATCTTTCTGCCGGCGCTGATAACGCTGTTGCAGGGATGGCTGTTTAAAGGAGGAACAAAATGA
- a CDS encoding rhodanese-like domain-containing protein, whose amino-acid sequence MINFKIQDSNFKIIAVLTLCSMLFALCLSLPAIAEDDLAKKMSGVLMKAPEDGGWQVTSDEVYMWIKTGKTDFMILDVRPGVDEFNEGHIPAAVHMPYYTVLNPENLSRLPKDKKLVLACATGQLENLPVVGLRMLGYDAYTLLFGYASWIKGYAGGEAMTGTINKAAAKNYPIEQTGGSAK is encoded by the coding sequence ATGATAAATTTCAAGATTCAAGATTCAAATTTCAAAATTATAGCTGTCCTTACCCTTTGCTCTATGCTCTTTGCCCTTTGCTTATCTCTGCCTGCAATTGCAGAGGATGACCTGGCAAAGAAGATGTCCGGTGTGCTCATGAAAGCTCCTGAGGACGGCGGCTGGCAGGTGACTTCGGATGAAGTTTACATGTGGATTAAGACCGGAAAGACGGATTTCATGATTTTGGATGTGAGACCCGGTGTTGATGAGTTCAATGAAGGACATATCCCGGCAGCAGTGCATATGCCGTATTACACGGTCCTGAATCCGGAGAATCTGTCAAGACTTCCGAAGGACAAAAAGCTCGTGCTCGCGTGCGCCACAGGCCAGCTTGAGAATCTTCCGGTAGTGGGCTTGAGGATGCTGGGATATGATGCGTATACACTGCTATTCGGCTATGCCTCATGGATCAAAGGCTATGCCGGAGGAGAGGCGATGACTGGAACAATCAACAAGGCGGCTGCCAAAAATTATCCGATTGAACAAACAGGAGGTAGTGCAAAGTGA
- a CDS encoding YeeE/YedE family protein — protein MKNIFTKPWSFVWGGFLVGLAQVIYFLKYQTPIPVTTGLAKMFGSIEENITKTDYITRLYDADIHWIIIGILLGAFLVAILEREHKAWAKYPPRVALLAFIGGATFGLGTRLAQGCTTWHYLGGIPAMSLTSIVVALVSIPFAFLAFMLMTKLDAGGYLKHHEKHATVKHCVELEYPHDTLCYDPKYKPGRDPLRIILTAFLFLLLASAFYTAFAGESTEGIGRLPLIEILLKTFIGILLGFGIGKTGFGTECAVMAPHSLHMSQKHFDSMKVAKITQTMFTGLLPFTALLVAILMFNITILVTWIFFGWDIPVVVESGRYKWGFHLGHLVGGPLLGIGAVLMIGCEIRSYARTAMGYLTGLASLPGFFFGYLPFTLYKPKFEQVFFSKGFMEAKNILELLPDNQYIQYGFAFCYTGVLAALLVWAIRKGSQMTKVTPKEYLTESTDEIFLKGLKTKNQEG, from the coding sequence ATGAAAAATATATTTACAAAACCGTGGTCCTTCGTGTGGGGCGGATTTCTTGTCGGCCTTGCACAGGTGATTTACTTTCTTAAATATCAGACGCCGATACCTGTTACTACAGGACTTGCAAAGATGTTCGGCTCCATTGAGGAGAACATTACAAAGACCGACTATATCACAAGGCTCTACGATGCGGATATCCACTGGATCATAATCGGCATTCTGCTTGGAGCGTTCCTTGTCGCAATCCTTGAGAGGGAGCACAAGGCGTGGGCGAAATATCCTCCCCGTGTTGCCCTGCTTGCATTTATAGGCGGCGCGACCTTCGGACTCGGCACAAGGCTTGCGCAGGGGTGCACTACATGGCACTATCTTGGCGGCATCCCGGCCATGAGTCTTACGTCTATTGTAGTGGCCCTCGTAAGCATTCCGTTTGCATTTCTTGCATTTATGCTGATGACAAAACTCGATGCAGGCGGATACTTGAAGCATCACGAAAAACATGCTACCGTCAAACACTGTGTTGAACTGGAATACCCGCATGACACGCTGTGTTATGATCCAAAATATAAACCGGGCAGAGACCCTCTGAGGATAATACTGACCGCGTTCCTGTTTCTGCTGCTGGCGTCTGCCTTCTACACGGCATTTGCAGGAGAGTCCACAGAGGGTATCGGGCGTTTGCCTTTGATTGAAATACTTCTCAAGACATTCATCGGTATCCTGCTTGGCTTTGGCATCGGGAAAACCGGGTTCGGCACGGAATGCGCCGTTATGGCGCCCCACTCCCTTCACATGTCACAAAAACATTTCGATTCCATGAAGGTCGCAAAGATAACACAGACAATGTTTACAGGGCTCCTGCCCTTTACCGCGCTGCTTGTGGCTATCCTCATGTTCAATATAACGATACTCGTAACATGGATATTCTTCGGATGGGACATTCCGGTTGTTGTTGAATCAGGCAGATACAAGTGGGGGTTTCACCTCGGGCATCTTGTCGGCGGGCCGCTGTTAGGCATTGGCGCAGTACTCATGATAGGCTGCGAGATAAGGTCCTACGCAAGAACAGCTATGGGTTATCTCACAGGGCTGGCTTCGCTTCCGGGTTTTTTCTTCGGATATCTGCCGTTCACACTTTACAAGCCGAAGTTTGAACAGGTTTTCTTTTCCAAAGGTTTTATGGAGGCCAAGAATATCCTTGAGCTCCTGCCGGACAATCAGTATATCCAGTATGGTTTTGCATTCTGTTATACCGGGGTCCTCGCAGCGCTTCTTGTGTGGGCGATAAGAAAAGGCTCTCAAATGACAAAAGTAACTCCCAAAGAATATCTCACAGAATCCACGGACGAGATATTCCTGAAAGGACTTAAAACAAAAAATCAGGAGGGATAA
- a CDS encoding outer membrane lipoprotein-sorting protein yields the protein MKEFRVQNLKFKIMVVLPLCSLLFALCLPLSVEALTAEEVVKKSQEAFFYQGKDFKARVMMKLISKGGQERIRELTMLRKNYGASGGEQKYFMYFFQPADVKDMTFMVYKYPAKDDDRWLFVPAINMVRRIAAQDKSSSFVGSDFTYEDVSGRDIDDDTHAIVKEEKLGANDCFVIKSTPKKADVDYTYKLSWIDKGNFLPLKDEYYDKKGELYRIFSADEIKDVKGFPTITKRTMKNLSSGHRTEVAYVKADYNIGLEDSLFSERFLKTPPKKWID from the coding sequence ATGAAAGAATTCAGGGTCCAAAATTTAAAATTCAAAATTATGGTTGTCTTGCCCCTTTGCTCTTTGCTCTTTGCCCTTTGCTTACCTCTTTCCGTAGAGGCGCTCACCGCTGAAGAAGTCGTCAAAAAATCCCAGGAGGCGTTCTTTTATCAGGGCAAGGACTTCAAGGCGCGGGTAATGATGAAGCTTATAAGCAAGGGCGGGCAGGAGAGAATAAGAGAGCTTACCATGCTGCGAAAAAATTACGGCGCATCCGGCGGCGAGCAGAAGTATTTCATGTACTTCTTCCAGCCTGCCGACGTAAAGGACATGACGTTCATGGTCTACAAATATCCCGCAAAAGATGACGACAGATGGCTATTTGTGCCTGCGATCAATATGGTGCGCAGGATTGCCGCGCAGGACAAAAGCTCAAGCTTTGTAGGATCTGATTTCACATACGAGGATGTTTCCGGCAGGGATATAGATGACGATACCCATGCAATTGTAAAGGAAGAAAAACTCGGCGCAAATGATTGCTTCGTAATAAAGAGCACTCCAAAGAAAGCGGATGTTGATTACACCTATAAGCTTTCATGGATTGACAAGGGCAATTTCCTGCCTTTGAAAGATGAGTACTATGACAAAAAAGGCGAGCTCTACAGGATTTTCAGCGCTGATGAAATTAAAGATGTGAAGGGCTTTCCCACAATTACAAAGAGGACCATGAAAAACCTTTCGAGCGGTCACAGGACTGAGGTTGCATATGTGAAGGCGGATTATAACATTGGCCTTGAGGACAGCCTGTTCAGTGAACGCTTTCTTAAAACCCCACCAAAAAAATGGATTGATTAA
- a CDS encoding CBS domain-containing protein, with product MIIADYIMLLHKRASIKKDSTGREIAYRLMSTGLPGLPVVNESDEVIGVVTAFDLLGNIREGVDLSEIAAEKIMSKEPKTADMKTSAEELIEIMLENNFTMIPVVKDRKLVGIIDRNSLLNAYVEPVLHRYFGEHK from the coding sequence ATGATAATTGCAGACTACATAATGCTGCTGCACAAGAGGGCTTCAATCAAAAAAGACTCGACTGGCAGAGAGATCGCCTACCGTTTAATGTCAACCGGCCTGCCTGGGCTTCCGGTAGTAAATGAAAGTGACGAGGTCATAGGAGTGGTGACAGCATTTGATCTTCTTGGAAATATACGGGAAGGAGTGGACCTCTCTGAAATTGCCGCGGAGAAGATAATGTCAAAAGAGCCAAAGACCGCTGATATGAAGACTTCCGCCGAGGAGCTTATAGAAATAATGCTCGAAAATAATTTCACGATGATCCCTGTTGTAAAAGACAGAAAGCTTGTGGGAATAATAGACAGGAATTCTTTGCTGAATGCCTATGTGGAGCCGGTGCTTCATCGATATTTTGGTGAACACAAATGA